The proteins below are encoded in one region of Salvelinus namaycush isolate Seneca chromosome 32, SaNama_1.0, whole genome shotgun sequence:
- the LOC120027389 gene encoding endothelin-2-like, producing the protein MTLSLNSIPALTIITLCVLLQEGFGLPASSQPELPAQSPSQNSPHHTRVKRCSCSNWLDNECIYFCHLDIIWVNTPNKVIPYGLGSPLSRRRRSTGRCECAHPADRTCSRFCHNSSEKHRFVVVGPSDQTLDQTVSSPDTTSNDLLTSLRNMVRSNMAAIEKGSPSRKKNASRANRLNIR; encoded by the exons ATGACTCTATCACTGAACTCCATCCCGGCTCTCACCATCATCACACTCTGTGTGCTCCTGCAGGAGG GTTTTGGGCTCCCTGCCTCCAGCCAGCCTGAGCTCCCTGCCCAGTCCCCGTCCCAGAACAGCCCACACCACACCAGAGTTAAACGATGCTCCTGCAGTAACTGGCTGGACAACGAATGCATCTACTTCTGTCACCTGGACATCATATGGGTCAACACTCCAAATAAGGTTATCCCCTATGGTCTTGGCAGCCCCCTGTCCCGACGTCGCCGCTCTACCGGGCGATGTGAATGTGCCCACCCAGCCGACAGGACCTGCTCCAGATTCTGCCACAACAG CTCAGAGAAGCACAGATTCGTAGTGGTAGGCCCCTCAGACCAGACCCTGGACCAGACTGTTAGCAGTCCAGACACAACCAGCAACGACCTACTGACCTCTCTCAG AAACATGGTTCgatccaacatggctgccatagagAAGGGTTCTCCCTCCAGGAAGAAGAATGCCTCCAGAGCCAACAGACTGAACATCAGGTag